DNA sequence from the Alteribacter lacisalsi genome:
CTTGGCCAGCAGCGGGCCTGTGGCGACCATAACAACTGAAAAGAGGTTCAGTACATGACCTTTCGTTTCACTGTGCATCACACATTCTCCTTCCTTTATTCAGTGTAAAGAAGTAAAGGAGAATTAAAAGTGAAATTATTATTCTGTTTCTTCACCTTTTAGGGAGGGAAAACAATGAAATTGATTGATCATTATATTCGCCTTTGGAGCACCTTTTATAAGACTGACGGGGAACCAGTGAAATTGACAAGAGAAGATGCGGCAAACACATTAGGCTGTTCAGAACGAAATGCGGTTCATGTACTGAACAATCTCGAGGAAGAGGGCTGGATGAAAAGGACGAAAGGGCGGGGACGGGGCAATGTGACAAGAGCTACCTTTTTACTGGGTCTCACTGATGCTGTGGACATCTATGCCGCCCGATCGGCCGGTCATGAGGATTTTAAACGGTTTGCGGAGCTGGCAGAAGAGTGCGGGCTGCTGGAACAGAACGAAGAAGTAATGGAACGGTTTTTCAGCAATTGGTTTGGAGCTGCCTTGGAAAATGAGTCAGAAACTGCTGAAACGGACCATCTGCACATTCCCTATTTCCGCACGTTTTTTTCGCTTGATCCGAAGGTCGCGGCCCGGCAGTCAGAGCGTCATATGATTGTCCATATTTTTAACACGTTATTCTACTGGGACGAGCGTTCCCGCAGAGTGGTTCCCGGCATTGCCCATCATATTGAAGCGGATGCCGAAGGGCGGGAGTGGATGATTTATCTGCGCAAACACGTCTGCTTTCATCACGGTAAAACCCTGAGTGCGGAGGATGTGATTTTTTCACTCAGGCGGATCGCCTGGCTGGAGCCGTTTCTCGCGTCTGCTGAGGCGGAGGAAGAACTGACGGTGAAAGTGAAACTAACAGAACCCTTATTCGCTTTTCCTGTCCTTCTTACGTCAACTTCAGGTGCTGTGGTTCCGGATCAGCTGGGTGGTCTCTCCGGATCGGCGTTTGCCCGAACACCGATCGGAACCGGTCCTTTTATGGTCAAAAATCATGACGAAGAGCATCTGGAACTCGCTTCGCACCGGAGGTATTTCAGGGAGCGTCCTCATCTGGAGGGCGTAACGATTCATTTTCTCCAATCCTATGAAAAGTACATCCGGATGCGCAAGGTCGGTGATCAGCCTCTGCCGTACCTGCCTTTTCATACCGGGGCAGGAGGAGTGGATCGTGTCAGACATGCGATGCGCCGAGGGCTGAGTGTAAAGTACCTCGTGTGGAACATGAACCACCAAAGTATCCGTGAAAACAAGCCTTTTCGAAAAAAGGTGATGGCCCTCATAAACCGGGAGCAGCTTGTGGACGACCTTGGCTATCCGCGCGACAGGGGAGCGGGATCCTTCTTTAAAAACAGCCGTATGGCGGATAAGCTGGAGGTACCTCAAGCAAACGTGACGCAGCCGGATGGAAAGCTGATTCTCGTAACCTATGATCTGAAACCTCATGTGGAAGACGCAAAATGGATTGCCGCTGCCTGCATGGATCAGGGGATC
Encoded proteins:
- a CDS encoding ABC transporter substrate-binding protein; this encodes MKLIDHYIRLWSTFYKTDGEPVKLTREDAANTLGCSERNAVHVLNNLEEEGWMKRTKGRGRGNVTRATFLLGLTDAVDIYAARSAGHEDFKRFAELAEECGLLEQNEEVMERFFSNWFGAALENESETAETDHLHIPYFRTFFSLDPKVAARQSERHMIVHIFNTLFYWDERSRRVVPGIAHHIEADAEGREWMIYLRKHVCFHHGKTLSAEDVIFSLRRIAWLEPFLASAEAEEELTVKVKLTEPLFAFPVLLTSTSGAVVPDQLGGLSGSAFARTPIGTGPFMVKNHDEEHLELASHRRYFRERPHLEGVTIHFLQSYEKYIRMRKVGDQPLPYLPFHTGAGGVDRVRHAMRRGLSVKYLVWNMNHQSIRENKPFRKKVMALINREQLVDDLGYPRDRGAGSFFKNSRMADKLEVPQANVTQPDGKLILVTYDLKPHVEDAKWIAAACMDQGIDVEVRAVAYDMFSEEAAIGHLILAESPSDEAEEAMLWGLFTSNQLTGNLDQQTVISIAVRLSDAASRPELPERIGRLGRIEDLLITQGLVLPLYWTYQQAAFSSELMGVRLNAFGLVPFDELFFKKATGILV